In Solanum lycopersicum chromosome 5, SLM_r2.1, the following are encoded in one genomic region:
- the LOC101247923 gene encoding uncharacterized protein codes for MKKELLSSFWNKSNNIISIVGAKWKYLKRVTTTTYVTMLLFLFLTITVSSLSFLGWIDLAKYSVHLKKKAKIMVPNLVFMEPYKKVENQSMKPQILEYPLDCNAWNKTNTCPSTYPKSYKPLNPYNSTCPEYFRWIYEDLRHWKNTGITREMLEKSKKYAHFRLIILDGKIYIERYAKYSIEIRHLFTMYGIVQLLRFYPGKLPNLEIMFDTDDRPVIPERKFRRPDSGPPPLFRYCSDWQSLDTVFPDWSFWGWGETNIRPWRSMLKNIKEGNKRSKWKDRIPFAYWRGNPLVSHVRKDLTKCNVTDKQNWDTLLYTQDWKNQSKIGYKESNIEDQCTHRYKIYVEGWAWSVSEKYIFACDSPTLYIESHFYDFFIRGMIPQQHYWPISDNDKCKSLKFAVQWGNNHTHKAEAIGKAGSEFIHEDMKMERVFDYIYHLLNEYAKLQRFDPIVPQNATEICSESLACPLDGLWRKFMEEGLEKSPSYSDPCILPPPYDPQQLKTFVEQKVNATKQVRSWESEYWSSLNKKQ; via the exons ATGAAGAAGGAATTGTTGAGTTCTTTTTggaataaaagtaataatattatatcaattGTGGGAGCAAAATGGAAATATTTGAAGAGAGTTACAACAACAACTTATGTGACAATGTTGCTATTCTTATTTCTCACCATCACAGTTTCATCCTTGTCCTTTCTTGGATGGATTGATCTt GCAAAATACTCCgtacatttaaaaaagaaagcgAAGATCATGGTCCCTAATCTCGTTTTTATGGAGCCTTATAAAAAAGTAGAAAATCAATCTATGAAACCTCAAATTCTTGAATATCCATTGGATTGTAATGCATGGAACAAAACTAATACATGTCCATCAACTTATCCAAAGTCCTATAAACCCTTAAACCCTTACAACTCAACATGTCCTGAATATTTTAGATGGATTTATGAAGATTTAAGGCATTGGAAGAACACCGGAATTACTCGAGAAATGCTCGAAAAATCGAAAAAATACGCACATTTTAGGTTAATAATTTTGGACGGAAAGATTTATATCGAACGTTACGCGAAATACTCGATAGAAATTAGACATTTGTTCACGATGTATGGTATTGTACAACTCCTAAGGTTTTATCCCGGAAAATTGCCTAATTTGGAGATCATGTTTGACACCGATGACCGGCCGGTTATCCCGGAGAGGAAATTCCGGCGACCTGATTCCGGTCCACCGCCGTTGTTCCGGTACTGTTCAGATTGGCAGAGCTTGGATACTGTTTTCCCAGATTGGTCATTTTGGGGCTG GGGAGAGACAAATATAAGGCCATGGAGAAGTATgttaaagaatataaaagaagGGAATAAGAGAAGTAAATGGAAAGATAGGATACCCTTTGCTTATTGGAGGGGAAATCCACTTGTTTCTCATGTTAGAAAAGACCTTACCAAGTGTAATGTTACTGACAAACAAAATTGGGATACTCTATTATATACTCAG GATTGGaaaaatcaatccaaaataGGGTACAAGGAATCAAATATTGAAGACCAATGCACACACAg ataCAAAATATATGTTGAAGGATGGGCATGGTCCGTTAGTGAGAAATACATATTTGCATGTGATTCCCCAACATTATACATAGAGTCTCACTTCTATGATTTCTTCATAAGAGGAATGATCCCACAACAACATTATTGGCCTATTAGTGATAATGACAAGTGTAAATCTCTCAAATTTGCTGTTCAATGGGGAAACAATCACACTCACAAG GCAGAAGCAATAGGAAAGGCAGGAAGTGAATTCATTCATGAAGATATGAAGATGGAGCGCGTTTTCGATTACATATACCATCTATTGAATGAATATGCAAAGTTACAAAGATTTGATCCAATTGTTCCTCAAAATGCTACTGAAATATGTTCAGAATCATTGGCATGTCCATTAGATGGTTTGTGGAGAAAGTTCATGGAAGAAGGTTTAGAGAAATCTCCAAGTTATAGTGATCCTTGTATACTTCCACCACCTTATGATCCTCAACAACTTAAGACATTTGTTGAACAAAAAGTTAATGCAACAAAGCAAGTGAGGTCATGGGAGAGTGAGTATTGGTCTAGTTTAAACAAGAAGCAATAG